AAAATTAGCTTTAGTTTCAACACTTGATAAAACTATATTCGTAGCAGTTATTGCAAAAGTACTTATAGAATTAATAAATGTTTCAATCTTATACGTAGCTTAACTAAGTAACATGATTTCCCCATGATTCTATGACAATATTCAGCATAAATATAACTTTCGATAAATTTTTTAAACCTTTCGTATTCTCCATTTCTTAATGAAACTTCTACGAAGCATTCTATATCGCATCCTAATTTTTCATAATCTACTTTTACTGAATATTTTTGTATTATTCCTTCGCTCTCCATTCGCTTAACCCTTTCTGCAACTGAAGGAGCAAATAATTGAACTCTTTTTGCTAACTCCCTAATAGAGACTCTAGAATCTTCTAATAATACTTGTAAATTTTTTTGATCTACCATGTCTATCTTGTTTTTATATGAACACTACTAGGTAAGTTGTAAATATATTATATAGGAATTATATGGAATAGTACCAGAGTTGCTTAAAAAGCATTGAAAACAGGCAGGTAAGGACAGGGCTAAAGGTTATAATTTTATGCTTAGAAAAGACATAGAGAAAAATATTACCTTGATGTTAGAGTTAGGTTGGAATAGCGACAATACAAAAATGAAAGCAACTGGCTTTAATGTAACAACAGGAGAATATATTCCCCCGCAGGATTGAACTTGTTTTCCTAGTCACCTTAAACGGGTCCCTTAATTTAACAAGCAGCGCATAAAAAAGGTTCTTCGATAAGAAGACCCTTTCTTCACTCTTTCTACAACAAACTTTACGTACCTATATTTTAATACTCGTAATCATTATTAGAACAATTACAACAATCCATACACTTGAGACATATCTCATACTTATTTTTGGAATCATCGCAAACGAAATACCATGATTCATCCATATTTCTATATCATCATGAAGGGTTTGGGTTTTTGTATTCGCTCCTAGCGAATATGTTTTTTCGTTGCGAAGCAACCGCACACAAACGAAGTTTACATGCGGCGGACCCATTTCTTATCGACCGTGCCGACTTCGATGTGCACATCGGATTCCGGATATTCTTGTTCCGGTACGCCATCCCACCTTTGACGTGAATCCCGATGTGTTTCGCATCCGCGTATTTATTGATGTAACGGGACAGCGGGGAAATAACCCCCGCAGGATGTTTGTGACTTATTGGCAGAACAGCGTTTCGATGTCATTTGTCCGAATTGATTGGAACGAAAGCTAGTTTTTGATTATTCCAAGAGGAAGCTTATCGGCTATTGAGAATGTTTACGAATAAGTTTTCAGCAACGGGTACAGGTGCGATTGTGGCTTGGATGTGCAGTGAGGAAGAATGTGTCGATGGAATCGCTGGATTTTACGGTTCTCCTATCAGGAATTATAGCGAATTGGTGCCACAGTACCCTGTACTGCTATTCTTTGCCCTCCAACTATGATGCCGAATCAGCCGATAAGGCAAGTAGCATCATGAATGATTTTTTGCGGAGCATGAAGTGTTAACGTTTTGCATGAATCCAGTTGATCGAACCCGAATCACTGTGGGGATGACAGTCCGATTGCAATCGTTTGTATTCCATTTCCAATTCATGTAAGGGTAGCTTCAAAAGCTGCTCTTCACTCCTATAAAGATGATGGATCCTAAGTTTATAAATCAATTCCCATTGTCTTTCCTCCGTATCCCTCTTCATTTCACCAGCTCCTATTCTTTTTTTTGCTCGTTTCAGTGGATGGCCCAGTGCTCAATCATACAGGGGGGATGATCCCCAGTGTCCGCTTCGTGTTGTTTCGTTTTACTTAATTTCACATATTCCTCCTCTAAATCGGTCAAGGTCCATTCAAATAGATGGATGTCGTTCTTTTTATAAATCCCCTCGTTAATCAACTTATTGATTAGAAAGTTCCGTTTCGTTTCAACTGCTTTGCGTAATCTCATCCCCATAATAAAACCCTCCCTCATTATGAACACCACTGCGTACTCCTCTTGACCTTACATAAAAAAACCGGAGACATCTCTTTATATGAAAGAAAAAGTCTCCGGTTTTCCGGTCAATTAACCTATAATTCTTATTAGTTTACTTAGTATTATTGTCTCTTATGTTACAAACTCTCTGCTTCATAGTCAACAACTTTTTCTTTTTTTTCCAAATTTCATTCAGCCTTTTGCTTTGCTTCATAAAATGCCATTGTTACCTGGTTCAATAGGTCTTTGTCCGTAATCAATCGATACCCTGTAAGGGCAAGGGCCTTAGCACCAGTGAGAATCGCTTGCTCCCCTCTTGGGGATTTGGCGCAGTCGCGGAACTCATTCGTATGGGCAATTAGCTCATCCGGGCCAATTTTTATATACGGATGGGCTGTCGGGACAACATGGCTTACATTCCCTGCATCCGTTGAGCCAAAGCCGCTCTCTTTTCTAGGAGCCACCGCTTCACCTAAACCAGTCAGCTCCTCCTTCAGCACCTCATCCAGAACCGGATTAATGATGAAATCGAGCACTTCATTTTGGAACCGTTCAACTTTGACCGTGCTTCCTGTGGCAAGTGCTGCACCTTTTGCTATATCACGGATTTTTCCGGATACTTCCTGGCATAATTTCCAGGTTGTCGCCCTGATGTAGAACCTGGCGGAAGCATATTCAGGAATGA
This genomic stretch from Peribacillus muralis harbors:
- a CDS encoding Fur-regulated basic protein FbpA; translated protein: MGMRLRKAVETKRNFLINKLINEGIYKKNDIHLFEWTLTDLEEEYVKLSKTKQHEADTGDHPPCMIEHWAIH